The following nucleotide sequence is from Geothermobacter hydrogeniphilus.
GCAACTGGCGGCGAAAACCCGCGATATCTTCGTCTTCCTGGTCGAGATGGGCCTACCGGAGAGACTCGCCGAACTGCCGAAAAAAGGCGGCGTCAGAACCCGGGTCACCTACCACGACCCCTGTCACCTGCGCACCCGCGGCATCACCAAAGAACCGCGGGCGATCCTGAAGAGCCTGCCGCAGGTCGAGTTCGTCGAGATGGAGGATGCCGCCACCTGCTGCGGCCTCGGCGGCACCTACTCGGTCTACCACTATGAAAACAGCAAGAGGATCGGCGCGAAAAAAGCCGGACACATCGAAGAGAGCGGCGCCGAACTGGTCGCCACCGACTGCCCGGGCTGCATCATGCAGCTGCAGGATTCGATCAACCACGCCGGCGGCAGCCAACGGGCGGTGCATATCCTGGAGTTGCTGAACGAGGCGCTGCCAAAGGAGTAGGCCACCAAGACACCAAGGACACCAAAAAGGTCAAAAGCTGATTTAACGCAGAGGCGGAGAGGGGCAAAGATGGAGAGGAAAAGCCTTGGAGTTTAAAAATCTCAAGCCGAGCTTGACTTAACCCTGCATTCTCTCCTGCTCTGCGTCTCTTTCCTGAATCAGTGAGTTTCTGTTGGATGGAGAGTGCAAGTGCTTGGCCTGGATACGATTTTCAAAAATCTAAGGCGCACCCTCAGGTTCGCCGGTGATTTTTGGGAAGCGTAGGCAGGTCAATGACTTGTGCTATCCGCCGACGTGAAGCTCACTGATTCAGGTCTTTGTTAAATGGGGTTTCTTGGCGCTCTTGGCGCCCTGGCGGCCTCAACAAGTTTTTCATCAGCCCTGACGGCTAACCGCCGATCTGCCCCATGCGCCGTGTCCCGGTGCCGTCATGGGGATCTTCAAGGTGGTGGCGGTCCGGTTTGACATTGGCCGCTTTCCGGAAGATGGCGGCCAGTTCCTCATCGCCGGCACCGTCACGCATGGCGGCACGCAGGTCGATCTCCTGGTCGGAAAAGAGACAGGGACGGATCTTGCCGTCGGCGGTCACCCGCAGACGGTTGCACTGGTCGCAGAAGTGGCTGGAGACCGCCGGAATCACGCCCAGGCCACCGGGCGCGCCTTCATAACGATAGAGCCGCGCCGGTCCGGACGGTCCCCGACGGGGTTCCTCCACCAGCGGCGCAACCCGCCGCAGGGCGGCCATGATGCCCTCCACCGGAATCCGCTGTTCCGGCGTATAGTCGAGATCATCGCTGACCGGCATGAATTCAATGAAGCGGACAAACCAGGGATGTTCCAGGGTCAGCCGGGCAAAGGCCTCGATCTCATCGGCATTGACCCCGCCGATCGGCACCATGTTGATCTTCACCGGGCCCAGGCCCACCTTGTCCGCGGCCTCGATACCGGCCAGCACCCGCTCCAGCCCTTCGCGACGGGTGATCTGAAGGAACCGGCCGGCGTCCAGAGTGTCGAGGCTGACATTGACCCGGCTGAGACCGGCGTCCCTGAGGTCAGACGCCATCTCCGCCAGTTGCAGACCGTTGGTGGTCACGACCACCTCCGGCCGCTGCGGCAGGGACGCCAGCGTGCCGATAAAATCAACCACTCCCCTGCGCACCAGCGGCTCGCCGCCCGTTACCCGGATCTTGCGCACCCCCAGGTCACAGGCCACTTTGGCGATACGCAGCAGTTCCTCATAACGCAGCACCGCACCGTGACCGAGGGACGCGACCCCCTCTTCCGGCATGCAATAGCGACAACGCAGATTGCAGCGATCCGTAATGGACAACCTCAGGTAATTCAGCTGGCGACCGAAACGGTCGGAGAGACCGGACTTCATCTTGAATCGTCACTTTCTGTGAAGAATTGTCCCGCTCCGGCGGGGGAATACCTGCCGGCATTGTACTCCGATCCGGAGGGTCGTTGCCAACAAAACCACTGGAGATACATGGCAGGACCGCTTCCGATAAGTTATAATGTGGCACTCGGGCCCACCCCCGGGCAAGAAAAATCCTTCATTCCCCCTGCTGCGAGGTCCGCATGATGCGTCTGT
It contains:
- the moaA gene encoding GTP 3',8-cyclase MoaA, translating into MKSGLSDRFGRQLNYLRLSITDRCNLRCRYCMPEEGVASLGHGAVLRYEELLRIAKVACDLGVRKIRVTGGEPLVRRGVVDFIGTLASLPQRPEVVVTTNGLQLAEMASDLRDAGLSRVNVSLDTLDAGRFLQITRREGLERVLAGIEAADKVGLGPVKINMVPIGGVNADEIEAFARLTLEHPWFVRFIEFMPVSDDLDYTPEQRIPVEGIMAALRRVAPLVEEPRRGPSGPARLYRYEGAPGGLGVIPAVSSHFCDQCNRLRVTADGKIRPCLFSDQEIDLRAAMRDGAGDEELAAIFRKAANVKPDRHHLEDPHDGTGTRRMGQIGG